A single genomic interval of Halorubrum aethiopicum harbors:
- a CDS encoding RAD55 family ATPase, with amino-acid sequence MSELVSTGVEGLDSILTGGITEQSTVLVSGNPGTGKSIFGIQYLYTGVTDHDERGVYVSFEEDEADIRAAAESVGFDDFGELVDDDQIVILDKRQMLRETDFSTAVDKLLDTIEGEDFDRLVLDSLSMFQLFFENEQEKRTYLLKFSDILKANGLTSLLINEQGAVFPDTEVGLENFLTDGNIYFIQTPTDSGVNRYVWVAKMRKQDIDTDIFPMEIGQGGITVHERAGGFSMMSRSDEPSF; translated from the coding sequence ATGTCAGAACTCGTCTCTACCGGAGTCGAGGGGCTCGACTCGATCCTCACCGGCGGCATCACGGAGCAGTCGACCGTTCTGGTCTCCGGCAACCCCGGCACCGGAAAGAGCATCTTCGGGATCCAGTACCTCTACACGGGCGTCACCGACCACGACGAGCGCGGCGTGTACGTCTCCTTCGAGGAGGACGAAGCGGACATCCGCGCCGCCGCCGAGTCGGTCGGGTTCGACGACTTCGGCGAGCTGGTCGACGACGACCAGATCGTGATCCTCGACAAACGGCAGATGCTTCGCGAGACCGACTTCTCGACGGCCGTCGACAAGCTGCTCGACACCATCGAGGGCGAGGACTTCGACCGGCTCGTGCTCGACTCGCTGTCGATGTTCCAGCTGTTCTTCGAGAACGAACAGGAGAAGCGGACGTACCTGCTCAAGTTCTCGGATATCCTCAAGGCCAACGGACTGACCTCGCTTCTCATCAACGAGCAGGGAGCGGTGTTCCCCGACACCGAGGTCGGACTGGAGAACTTCCTCACCGACGGCAACATCTACTTCATCCAGACGCCGACGGACTCGGGAGTGAACCGCTACGTCTGGGTCGCGAAGATGCGCAAACAGGACATCGACACGGACATCTTCCCGATGGAGATCGGGCAGGGCGGGATCACGGTCCACGAGCGGGCGGGCGGCTTCTCGATGATGAGCCGGTCGGACGAGCCGTCGTTCTGA
- a CDS encoding helix-turn-helix domain-containing protein has product MVGDDLITVLGNKYNTDILTATGDAKSAQDLSEELDVPIATCYRRINELEEADLLELHDRPLSDEHRRVKVYRRKVDGVDVDFRDGLTVEVEERSAVKNRLDDVWRDLSARGD; this is encoded by the coding sequence ATGGTGGGGGACGACCTGATCACGGTGCTCGGGAACAAGTACAACACGGACATCCTGACAGCGACGGGCGACGCCAAGTCCGCACAGGACCTGAGCGAGGAGCTGGACGTGCCCATCGCGACGTGTTACCGGCGGATCAACGAGCTGGAGGAGGCGGACCTGCTCGAGCTTCACGACCGACCGCTCTCGGACGAACACCGCCGCGTGAAGGTGTACCGCCGGAAGGTCGACGGCGTCGACGTCGACTTCCGGGACGGGCTTACCGTCGAGGTCGAGGAGCGCTCCGCGGTCAAGAACCGCCTCGACGACGTGTGGCGCGACCTCTCGGCGAGAGGGGACTGA
- a CDS encoding archaellin/type IV pilin N-terminal domain-containing protein, protein MFETILDEEERGQVGIGTLIVFIAMVLVAAIAAGVLINTAGFLQTQAEATGEESTSQVSDRLQVVSQSGTFDDSSFTPGQIDTLQFVVAQSPGATNVDLSQVSVELIGTDGQETFVLGDSGTNINIFKGDNTNVLTDTSDRAELTVNLDDGGSNPDQIGSGYVLQEGDSLSVTFTTASGATTTTEIRVPSTVVSDSVRL, encoded by the coding sequence ATGTTCGAAACCATACTGGACGAGGAAGAGCGCGGTCAAGTGGGGATCGGGACGCTCATCGTGTTCATCGCGATGGTGCTGGTGGCGGCGATCGCCGCCGGCGTCCTGATCAACACCGCCGGGTTCCTCCAGACGCAGGCGGAGGCAACGGGCGAGGAGAGTACGAGCCAGGTGAGCGATCGGCTCCAGGTAGTGAGCCAATCCGGAACCTTCGACGACAGTAGTTTCACTCCTGGCCAGATCGACACGCTCCAGTTCGTTGTCGCTCAATCACCGGGGGCTACTAACGTTGATCTCTCGCAGGTCTCTGTTGAGCTCATCGGTACTGATGGTCAGGAGACGTTCGTTTTGGGAGATTCCGGAACTAATATTAACATTTTCAAGGGAGATAATACAAACGTCCTGACGGATACTAGCGATCGAGCTGAACTGACGGTCAATCTCGACGATGGAGGATCCAATCCTGATCAGATCGGTAGCGGCTACGTACTACAAGAAGGTGATTCACTCTCCGTGACGTTCACGACCGCGAGCGGTGCGACGACGACGACGGAGATCCGCGTGCCAAGTACCGTCGTCAGTGATTCCGTGAGGCTGTAA
- a CDS encoding archaellin/type IV pilin N-terminal domain-containing protein, producing MFEFITNPEERGQVGIGTLIVFIAMVLVAAIAAGVLINTAGFLQTQAEATGQESTDLVSERIDVTSEVGIVSSSNTNELAEIRLSVSGAPGADQIDLSETTIQAVGPNGQANLVFTSVDADDQDLSSGDADFAYKIEQGEFAVLKSDGSIATDSDAVLGDQDQFTIVVNPAAQPFGSLDDGDTASSVYGSSQFNAIAGDPSNIFGEGETSSLTIVSPSSATTSVELTAPDLFNTNGEAVRL from the coding sequence ATGTTTGAGTTCATCACCAACCCTGAAGAGCGCGGTCAGGTGGGTATCGGGACGCTCATCGTGTTCATCGCGATGGTGCTGGTGGCGGCGATCGCCGCTGGCGTCCTGATCAACACGGCCGGGTTCCTCCAGACGCAGGCGGAGGCAACGGGACAGGAAAGTACCGATCTCGTCTCCGAGCGGATCGACGTGACGAGCGAGGTCGGTATCGTCTCGTCGAGTAACACTAACGAACTAGCTGAGATCCGTCTGAGCGTCTCGGGTGCGCCCGGTGCTGACCAGATCGATCTGAGTGAGACGACGATTCAAGCAGTCGGTCCCAACGGACAGGCAAATCTCGTCTTTACATCCGTTGACGCAGATGACCAAGACCTCAGTTCGGGTGATGCGGACTTCGCCTACAAAATCGAGCAAGGCGAATTCGCGGTGCTGAAAAGTGATGGTTCTATCGCTACTGACAGCGACGCAGTTCTCGGTGATCAGGACCAGTTTACCATCGTCGTGAATCCCGCAGCCCAGCCGTTCGGTTCTTTAGATGACGGTGATACTGCTTCGTCAGTGTACGGTAGTAGCCAATTCAATGCCATCGCTGGCGACCCGAGCAATATCTTTGGAGAGGGAGAAACGTCTTCGCTCACCATCGTTTCGCCGTCTTCGGCGACGACATCGGTTGAACTGACGGCACCTGATCTGTTCAACACCAACGGCGAAGCGGTTCGGCTGTAA
- a CDS encoding archaellin/type IV pilin N-terminal domain-containing protein, with amino-acid sequence MFETILDEEERGQVGIGTLIVFIAMVLVAAIAAGVLINTAGFLQTQAEATGEESTAQVSDRLQVVSQSGTFDDALDPGQIVELDFVLAQSPGASNVDLSETSVELIGQDGQETFTLTTADDGTGIDMFKGENSPVLTDSSDRAQVTIGLDSSSTLVDNNAGSSAYVLEQGESLTVTFTTASGATTTTEIRVPSTVVSDSVRL; translated from the coding sequence ATGTTCGAAACAATACTGGACGAGGAAGAGCGCGGTCAGGTGGGCATCGGGACGCTCATCGTGTTCATCGCGATGGTGCTGGTGGCGGCGATCGCCGCCGGCGTCCTGATCAACACTGCCGGGTTTCTTCAAACACAGGCAGAGGCAACGGGCGAAGAGAGTACAGCACAGGTGAGCGATCGGCTCCAAGTCGTGAGCCAATCCGGAACATTTGACGACGCTCTTGACCCAGGGCAGATTGTCGAGCTTGATTTCGTGCTTGCTCAGTCACCGGGTGCATCCAACGTTGATCTGAGTGAGACTTCGGTCGAACTCATCGGACAGGACGGTCAGGAGACGTTCACACTCACTACTGCTGATGATGGGACCGGTATTGACATGTTCAAAGGTGAGAACTCACCCGTCCTAACCGACAGCAGTGACCGCGCCCAAGTGACGATCGGACTTGATTCGAGTAGTACCTTGGTCGACAACAACGCAGGTAGTAGCGCCTACGTTCTTGAACAGGGTGAGTCGCTTACGGTGACGTTCACGACCGCGAGCGGTGCGACGACGACGACGGAGATCCGCGTGCCAAGTACCGTCGTCAGTGATTCCGTGAGGCTGTAA
- a CDS encoding archaellin/type IV pilin N-terminal domain-containing protein: protein MFEFITNPEERGQVGIGTLIVFIAMVLVAAIAAGVLINTAGFLQSQAEATGQESTDLVSERIDVTSEVGIVGSEANGELSEIRLSVSGAPGADQIDLTETTIQAVGPGGQENLVFTSSASNANEVTQLSVPAISTGDSTTSVTINYDNIDGLASGDSDQDLVVEYDAGGDGSVEDTTTVTGTALDGQTITFDSSGTGDSEINTGGSLADGDEFTFDLQDTSDSTVLEESPVTAVVGGSLAESTTLDGGNSVANLGPNEFAVGSDGSFESSPVLDDQNDYTILINPDAGALENDDDSPFGEGQSATLDIVSPAGATTSVELRAPDLFNTNGEAVRL from the coding sequence ATGTTTGAGTTCATCACCAACCCTGAAGAGCGCGGTCAGGTGGGCATCGGGACGCTCATCGTGTTCATCGCGATGGTGCTGGTGGCGGCGATCGCCGCTGGCGTCCTGATCAACACGGCCGGATTCCTTCAGTCACAGGCGGAAGCAACGGGACAAGAAAGTACGGACCTCGTCTCCGAGCGGATCGACGTGACGAGCGAAGTCGGTATCGTGGGTAGCGAGGCCAACGGTGAGCTATCGGAGATCCGTCTGAGTGTTTCGGGCGCACCCGGTGCCGACCAAATCGATCTAACTGAAACCACTATTCAGGCTGTCGGGCCTGGTGGGCAGGAGAATCTTGTGTTCACAAGCTCGGCTTCAAACGCAAACGAAGTAACACAGCTATCTGTTCCAGCAATATCAACAGGTGACTCCACCACTAGCGTAACTATCAATTACGACAACATTGATGGACTCGCTTCCGGTGATTCCGATCAAGATCTGGTTGTCGAATATGACGCTGGTGGTGATGGTTCGGTAGAAGACACTACCACGGTAACGGGGACGGCCCTTGACGGCCAAACGATTACCTTTGACTCGAGTGGTACAGGCGACAGTGAGATCAACACCGGAGGATCTCTTGCCGACGGTGACGAATTCACGTTCGACTTACAGGACACTTCCGATAGCACTGTGCTTGAAGAGAGCCCTGTCACGGCAGTTGTTGGAGGCAGTCTCGCCGAGTCTACCACTCTTGATGGCGGCAACAGTGTGGCTAACCTCGGTCCGAATGAATTCGCCGTCGGTTCTGACGGCAGCTTCGAGTCGTCGCCGGTACTTGACGATCAGAACGACTACACGATCCTGATCAATCCCGACGCCGGCGCGCTCGAAAACGATGACGACAGCCCCTTCGGTGAGGGACAGAGCGCCACCCTCGACATAGTTTCGCCCGCGGGTGCGACAACCTCGGTCGAACTCCGCGCTCCCGACCTGTTCAACACCAACGGCGAAGCGGTCAGGCTCTAA